One region of Quercus lobata isolate SW786 chromosome 2, ValleyOak3.0 Primary Assembly, whole genome shotgun sequence genomic DNA includes:
- the LOC115974999 gene encoding cytochrome P450 94A1-like, which produces MLLLILIPLLSLLFFFFFLNSNSNSKVPKSYPLVGSFFAFLANRKRPLPWLSGIMQVSPSATFVLRRNYSTRQVFSGNPAVVQHILKTNFSNYGKGHVINRTLTDFLGHGIFNIDGDSWKFQRQVSSHEFNTKSLRKFIETVVDTELSDRLIPILSSAAKQGTFLDFQDILQRFAFDNICKIAFGFDPAYLLPSLPQAKFALAFEDGVRISSERFSAVHPVVWKFKKLLNIGSEKRLKNAISEVRELALNIIKEKKQRLGEKESLDSVDLLSRFLSSGHSDENFVTDIVISFILAGRDTTSAALTWFFWLLWKNPEIESEILNEINEKSEAPVFDEVKDMVYTHASLCESMRLYPPVPTDSKEAVNDDVLPGGTVVKKGMRVTYFPYAMGRLEMLWGSDWAEFKPERWLQKEEESWKFVGRDPYTYPVFQAGPRICLGKEMAFLQMKRVVAGVLRRFKVVPAFEEGVNHEPEFVSYLTSKMKGGFPVKIVERDHLRHDGTES; this is translated from the coding sequence ATGTTGCTTCTTATCCTAATTCCTTTACTTtcccttctcttcttcttcttctttctcaattccaattccaattccaaagTCCCCAAATCCTACCCTCTAGTGGGTTCATTCTTCGCCTTCCTTGCCAACCGAAAGCGCCCACTCCCATGGCTCTCAGGCATCATGCAAGTCTCACCTTCCGCCACCTTTGTTCTCCGACGCAACTACTCCACCCGCCAGGTCTTCTCCGGCAACCCCGCCGTGGTCCAACACATCCTCAAGACCAACTTCTCTAACTACGGAAAAGGCCACGTTATCAATCGAACTCTCACCGACTTTCTTGGCCACGGCATCTTCAACATTGACGGCGACTCCTGGAAGTTCCAAAGACAAGTCTCTAGCCACGAATTCAACACCAAATCTCTCCGCAAGTTCATTGAAACCGTTGTCGACACTGAGCTCTCCGATCGCCTCATCCCCATTCTCTCCTCAGCTGCCAAACAGGGAACTTTCCTTGATTTCCAAGACATTCTTCAAAGGTTTGcttttgataatatttgtaagatCGCTTTCGGGTTCGACCCAGCATACTTGTTGCCCTCTCTTCCACAGGCCAAGTTCGCCTTAGCCTTTGAAGACGGTGTCAGGATTAGCAGCGAGAGGTTCTCTGCGGTACACCCAGTCGTCTGGAAATTCAAGAAGTTGTTGAATATTGGGTCAGAAAAGCGTCTCAAAAACGCTATCTCGGAAGTGCGAGAGCTCGCACTGAAcataatcaaagaaaagaagcagaggctgggagagaaagagagcctCGATTCCGTGGACCTGTTGTCAAGGTTCTTGAGCTCCGGCCATTCGGACGAGAACTTCGTGACAGACATTGTGATCAGCTTTATACTTGCTGGGCGTGACACTACGTCGGCGGCTTTAACATGGTTTTTTTGGCTTCTATGGAAGAACCCAGAGATTGAATCCGAGATTCTAaatgaaatcaatgaaaaatcaGAAGCGCCTGTTTTTGACGAGGTGAAAGACATGGTGTACACACACGCTTCACTGTGTGAAAGCATGAGGCTGTACCCGCCAGTTCCGACTGACTCAAAGGAGGCAGTGAACGACGACGTATTGCCCGGCGGGACAGTGGTGAAGAAGGGGATGAGAGTGACCTACTTTCCATACGCAATGGGGAGGTTGGAGATGCTGTGGGGATCGGACTGGGCAGAGTTCAAGCCAGAGAGGTGGCTGCAGAAGGAGGAAGAATCATGGAAGTTCGTGGGGAGAGACCCGTACACATACCCGGTGTTCCAGGCAGGTCCTAGAATTTGTTTGGGGAAGGAAATGGCATTCTTGCAGATGAAGAGGGTGGTAGCTGGGGTTTTAAGGAGGTTTAAGGTGGTGCCAGCGTTTGAAGAAGGTGTAAACCATGAACCGGAGTTTGTTTCGTATTTGACTTCAAAGATGAAAGGTGGGTTTCCGGTGAAGATTGTGGAGAGGGATCATCTTCGTCATGATGGGACTGAGTCCTGA